In the Fibrobacter sp. UWT2 genome, one interval contains:
- the thiF gene encoding thiamine biosynthesis protein ThiF — MTADLSQMREPSRMPSQNEMHAALEKRQGAEAVCKLQAATVAVCGLGGLGSNIAISLARAGVGKLILIDFDHVDVTNLHRQQYKACQVGMPKPDALLANLKEIAPYTEYETHFEKVTAENAEALLAKADVICEAFDNAEAKAMLVNTVLENMPEKFLVAASGMAGYDSGNSITTRKVTKRFYVCGDGKSDVNDGIGLIAPRVMLCAAHQALAVIRLILGLE, encoded by the coding sequence ATGACTGCTGATCTTTCGCAGATGCGCGAACCTTCTCGCATGCCTTCGCAGAACGAGATGCACGCTGCGCTTGAAAAACGACAGGGCGCAGAAGCCGTGTGTAAGTTGCAGGCGGCAACGGTTGCTGTTTGCGGTTTGGGCGGCCTGGGTTCGAATATTGCGATTTCTTTGGCGCGAGCCGGTGTCGGCAAACTCATTCTGATTGATTTTGATCATGTTGATGTGACGAATTTGCATCGCCAGCAGTATAAGGCGTGCCAGGTGGGCATGCCGAAGCCCGATGCCTTGCTTGCTAACTTGAAAGAGATTGCACCGTATACGGAGTATGAAACGCATTTCGAAAAGGTGACTGCCGAAAATGCGGAGGCGTTGCTTGCCAAGGCCGACGTGATTTGCGAGGCGTTTGACAATGCCGAGGCGAAGGCGATGCTTGTGAACACGGTGCTTGAAAATATGCCCGAAAAGTTCTTGGTTGCGGCTTCTGGCATGGCGGGCTACGACAGCGGAAATTCAATTACGACTCGCAAGGTGACCAAGCGCTTTTATGTTTGCGGTGACGGCAAAAGCGACGTGAACGACGGAATCGGGCTCATTGCGCCCCGCGTGATGCTTTGCGCCGCTCACCAGGCTTTGGCTGTTATCCGCTTGATTCTTGGGTTAGAGTAG
- the thiS gene encoding sulfur carrier protein ThiS, with protein MLTINGQSVDAAGKTVAEYLAEAGYNTVRIAVERNEEIVPKAKYAETLLADGDVVEVVNFVGGG; from the coding sequence ATGCTTACCATAAATGGACAGAGTGTCGATGCGGCGGGCAAGACTGTTGCCGAGTACCTTGCAGAAGCTGGGTACAATACCGTGCGCATCGCTGTGGAACGGAACGAAGAAATTGTTCCGAAGGCGAAGTATGCCGAAACGTTGCTGGCCGACGGCGACGTAGTCGAGGTCGTGAACTTTGTAGGCGGCGGGTGA
- a CDS encoding family 43 glycosylhydrolase gives MKRVNVFFALSALMAGQAFAADWYAKETRWAGHDPDIIRYEDGYALATTDNHMLMQFSEDALNWKNGEPAMPKFSQWLYKYAPNMIDIWAPDIHYVGGEYRMYYCGSEMGIRSSGMGFMSSKEIDPTKPGYGWTDQGEVIHTVKSDAYNAIDAAVLKDNDGKVWMAFGSWGTGIHILELNEETGKVKDGAKMINIANRGGSGIEGASLIEHDGYYYLFTAWDNCCKKGADLENNSYKTTVGRSSRIDGGYVDRSGKALLNGGGTILLSRYGRYYGPAGGEAFQDVNRQRFVNHYYDKNDGGNSYIQVRDIVYTDDGWPELGQPFLGRYLSAEAEQGALTHVDISSSSDASNGEFCAYINYEDSKIRLPMIIPQAGDYLIRYRYDNNWTEDGANGSSHFVSVNGKNQEVELPLTGAWSAFPEKSVVYIPAKLKRGSNFIEITKGKHYAELDRLDFLRIIRDTIPANGFDNGIRVRLTEKDEFAIKDGGYAIFENVITDSIVGPGVLVQVKNGAGGTLNIRKESKKGDVISKCELPSAGDATKWVDVRCTNLPELKGVQDFYLTAEGLGGETLLGNIKFDEGIKDTTTSIRRIGGRDERPLRAGDMQLPAQNKKYRDLKGRRYDKQIPYRVMF, from the coding sequence CGGGGCATGACCCGGACATCATCCGTTATGAGGACGGCTATGCGCTTGCCACGACGGACAACCACATGCTCATGCAGTTTTCCGAAGACGCGCTGAACTGGAAGAACGGCGAACCTGCCATGCCGAAGTTTTCTCAGTGGCTTTACAAGTACGCACCGAACATGATTGACATCTGGGCGCCCGATATTCATTATGTCGGTGGCGAATACCGCATGTACTATTGCGGTTCCGAGATGGGTATCCGCTCGTCAGGTATGGGCTTTATGTCAAGTAAGGAAATCGACCCGACAAAACCCGGCTACGGCTGGACAGACCAGGGCGAGGTGATTCACACGGTCAAGAGCGATGCCTACAACGCGATTGACGCGGCGGTGCTGAAGGACAACGATGGCAAGGTCTGGATGGCGTTTGGTTCGTGGGGCACGGGTATCCACATTCTGGAATTGAACGAAGAAACAGGCAAGGTGAAAGACGGTGCGAAGATGATCAACATCGCGAACCGCGGCGGTTCGGGCATCGAGGGCGCAAGCCTCATCGAGCACGATGGTTATTACTATCTGTTTACGGCATGGGATAACTGCTGCAAAAAGGGCGCAGACCTCGAAAACAATTCTTACAAGACGACGGTGGGACGCTCCAGTCGCATTGACGGCGGGTATGTGGACCGCAGCGGCAAGGCGCTCTTGAATGGCGGTGGCACGATTCTGTTGAGCCGTTACGGGCGCTACTACGGGCCTGCGGGCGGCGAGGCGTTTCAGGACGTGAACCGCCAGCGTTTCGTGAATCATTACTACGACAAGAATGATGGTGGAAATTCTTATATCCAGGTCCGCGATATCGTCTATACGGACGATGGCTGGCCGGAACTGGGGCAACCGTTCCTCGGGCGTTACCTGAGTGCGGAGGCGGAACAAGGCGCTTTGACGCATGTGGATATCTCGAGCAGTTCCGATGCGTCGAACGGAGAATTTTGCGCCTACATCAATTACGAAGACAGCAAGATTCGCTTGCCGATGATTATCCCGCAGGCAGGCGACTACCTGATTCGCTACCGCTATGACAACAACTGGACCGAAGACGGTGCAAATGGTAGTTCGCATTTTGTGAGCGTCAACGGCAAAAATCAGGAAGTGGAATTGCCGCTGACGGGCGCGTGGAGCGCGTTCCCTGAAAAGTCGGTGGTGTACATTCCCGCGAAACTCAAGCGTGGCTCGAACTTTATCGAGATTACGAAGGGCAAGCATTATGCGGAACTCGACCGTCTCGACTTCTTGCGCATTATTCGCGATACGATTCCGGCGAACGGCTTCGATAACGGTATCCGCGTGCGACTCACCGAAAAAGATGAATTTGCCATCAAGGACGGCGGCTACGCAATTTTCGAGAATGTGATTACGGATTCCATCGTGGGCCCGGGCGTGCTTGTGCAGGTGAAGAACGGCGCAGGCGGAACGCTGAACATTCGCAAGGAAAGTAAGAAGGGCGACGTGATTTCGAAATGTGAATTGCCCTCGGCGGGCGATGCCACCAAGTGGGTTGACGTGCGCTGCACCAACCTTCCGGAACTCAAGGGCGTGCAAGACTTTTACCTGACGGCGGAAGGCCTCGGCGGCGAAACGCTCCTTGGGAACATCAAGTTTGACGAAGGAATCAAGGATACGACGACATCAATTCGCCGCATTGGCGGTCGCGACGAGCGGCCCCTCCGTGCGGGCGACATGCAGCTTCCGGCGCAGAATAAAAAATACCGCGACCTCAAAGGCCGGCGGTATGATAAGCAAATTCCGTATCGGGTGATGTTCTAG